GCGATCGGCGCACTGGACCCGTTCGCCACCGGCGCGGTGTCCCCGGACCGTCGGTACGCGCTGATCCAGGTCCAGTTCGCCGCGCAGGCTGACGACATCACCGAGGCGCAGCGGCACGCGTACGAGAACAGTGGCTCGGCCGCGACGGCCGCCGGCCTACAGGTGGAGCACGGCGGCGAGGTGATGTCCGGCGTACCCGAGTTCGGCGGCACCGAGGCGATCGGCGTGGTCATCGCCCTGGTCGTGCTGATCGTGACGTTGGGTTCACTGGTCGCCGCCGGAATGACGATGCTCAACGCGCTGATCGGAGTCGGCGCCGGCATGGCCGGGCTGTACGCGCTGAGCAGCACCGTCGAGCTGACCAGCACCGCACCGGTACTCGCGCTGATGCTCGGACTGGCGGTCGGGATCGACTACTCGCTCTTCATCACCTCGCGCCACCGGCAGAACCTGTTGGAGGGGCTGGCACCCGAGGAGGCGGCCGGCCGGGCGATCGGTACCGCCGGTTCCGCCGTCCTGTTCGCCGGGGTCACCGTCGTCATCGCGCTGGCCGGACTGGCCGTGGTCGACATCCCGTTCCTGACCGCCATGGGTCTGGCCGCCGCCGGCACCGTCGCGGTCGCCGTACTCGTGGCGTTGACGTTGCTTCCCGCGCTGCTCGGCTTCGCCGGCCGGCGCATCCTGCCGCGTCGGCTCCGCAACGCCGAGAACGGCGCCGCACAGGCCGGTACCGACGCGGTCCGGTCCGAGGGCTTCGGATTCCGCTGGGCGCGGATGGTCATCCGGCTGCGCGTACCGGTGATCCTGGTTGCCGTGCTCGGCCTGGGCGCGCTGGCGCTCCCGGCCGCCGACATGCGGGTCGCGCTCCCCGACCCCGGCGCCGGCCCGGCGGGTACGCCCGCCCGTGAGGCCGCCGACCTGATCACCGCCGGGTTCGGGCCCGGGTTCAACAACCGCCTGGTGCTGGTGGTGTCGGGCGATTCGGCGGAGCGCACCACCAACGCCGCCCAGCAGGTCACCGCGGCGGTGCAGGGTACGGAGAACCTGCTCGCGCTCAGCCCGCCGAACCCGAGCCGCGACCAGCGGACCGCCCTGCTGGCCGTCATTCCGACCACCGGGCCGACGGACCCGGCGACGGAGACCCTGGTGCACGACCTCCGGGCGAAGGTCGCCGGCATCGACGGCACGGACGGCGTCGAGGTGGCGCTCACCGGCCAGACGGCGGTCGGGATCGACGTGTCGGAGAAGCTCGCCGACGCGATGCCCTGGTACCTGCTGCTCGTGGTGGGCCTGTCGGTACTGCTGCTGATGCTGGTCTTCCGGTCCGTGCTGGTGCCGCTGAAGGCGGCGCTCGGCTTCCTGCTCACCGTCGGCGCCACCTTCGGGCTCACCGTGCTGGTCTTCCAGCAGGGCCACCTGAGCGGCCTGGTCGGGTTGGACACGGCCGGTCCGCTGGTCAGCTTCCTGCCGATCCTGCTGATCGGCATCCTGTTCGGGCTGGCGATGGACTACGAGGTGTTCCTGGTCTCCCGGATGCGGGAGGACTTCGTGCACGGCGACACCCCGACCCAGGCCACCATCAACGGCATGGGACACGGTGCCCGGGTGGTGACCGCCGCCGCGCTCATCATGACCTCGGTTTTCGCCGGCTTCGTCCTGCTCGACGATCCGGTGATCAAGTCGATGGGCTTCGCCCTGGCCATCGGGGTGGCGATCGACGCGTTCGTGGTCCGGATGACGATCGTGCCGGCGGTCATCTCGCTGCTCGGCCGCAGTGCGTGGTGGCTGCCTGGCTGGCTGTCGAAGATCCTGCCCAATGTCGACATCGAGGGCGAGCGGCTGCGCCGGCATCTGGCCGAGGAGCCGGAGCCGGAGCGGGTACCCGCCGGAGTCTGAGCAGCCCCATCCGGACGCGCCCGACCATCGTGGTCGGGCGCGTCCGGCGTTTGTCGGGTGATGCCGGCCACCCGGACCCGGTAATTTGCTGGCCGGAACCGGGCCCGGAGGTCAGGATCGCGGCATGGCATCGACTTCCGCGGACGGCCGTGCCGGCATCGACACCGCCCTGGTACGCCGGCTGCTCGCCGCGCAGTTCCCACAGTGGAGCGCCCTGCCGGTGACGCCGGTGGAGGTCGACGGTTGGGACAACCGGACGTACCGGCTGGGCGAGAAGATGACCGTACGGCTGCCCACCGCCGCCGGCTACGTCCCCGCGATAGCCAAGGAGAACGAGTGGCTGCCCCGACTCGCGCCGGCGCTGCCGGTCGCGGTGCCGCCGGTCCTGGCCATGGGCGCGCCGGACGCCGGGTACCCCTTCCCGTGGTCGGTGCGCGGCTGGTTGCCCGGCCAGCGGGCTGATCGGGGGCGCATCGACGACATGCCTGGGTTCGCGGTCTCGGTGGCCGGGTTTCTCCGTGCCCTCCAACGCTGCGACACCGCCGGTGGCCCGCCGGCCGGCGAGCACAGTTTCTACCGGGGAGCCTCGCCCGCCCACTACGACCAGGAGACTCGACGCTGCCTTGCCGCGCTGGCCGGCCGGGTCGACACCGCCCGCGCCGCCGCCGTCTGGGACGCCGCCCTGGCCGCCGAGTGGCGGGGCGAGGCCGTGTGGTTCCACGGCGACGTCGCCTCGGGGAACCTTCTGGTCCGGGACGGCGAGCTGGCGGCGGTCATCGATTTCGGCACCTCGGGCGTCGGGGATCCGGCGTGCGATCTCGTGATCGCGTGGACGATGTTCTCCGGCGACAGCCGGGACGCCTTCCGACGGGCGGTCGGCCAGGACGAGGGCACCTGGGCCCGAGCCCGAGGCTGGGCCGTGTGGAAGGAACTCCTGGTCCTGTCCGGCCGCATCGACACCGATCCGGAGCAGGCCGCCGTCAACCAGCGCGTGATCGGCGAGATCCTCGCCGACCACGACCGCTTCGGCCAGGCCACCGTTACGGCCTAGCCGAAGCGTCCCGCTCCCGGCGGCCCGGTCAGGCCGCCCGAACCGATCAACCGTGGGTTCGACCCATCCGGTACGTCGCGTCGGGGTCGACCTGGCCGGCGGGGCCGACCGGGTACGGATTGGCGTCCACCCGGTACGGGTCGGCGTCCACCTGAACCGGCAACTCCGGCCGGCGATCGCGGTACGACGCGAGCAGCGTGAGCGCGACGATGACCTGCACCGCCACGATGAATGCCAGCGTCATGGGCGACTTGACGCCCAACAGCGCGATCGTCGTGTTGACGCCGAAGTGGACCGCGATCGCCGCCAGCACCCCGGCCCGCTCGTAGGCGTACCCGATGAGCAGTGCCATCGGGATGACGTTGACCGAGAACAGCAGCCCGTTCCAGCTGATCAGACCGAACTCGGCGTGAATCGTTCCGGGGATGAAGAACAGCGGCAGGTGCCACACCGCCCAGGCGGCACCCATCAGCAGGCCGACCTGGAGGCGGCTCATCGACGCCCGCAGTCGTGGGTACGCCGTGCCACGCCAACCGGGCTCCTCGGCCAGCGGACCACCGATCAGCATGCTGATGAAGAACGGCACAGGTCCGCCGACAGTCGCGATCAGACTCTGCCCCGACGTGAGACTCAGCTCCGGACCACCCAGGAGGTACGCGAGCAGCGCGCCCGCCAGCACGGTCGCCGACGCCATCGCCAGCAGGGGCAGTACCCAGAACAGTCGCATGCCCAGCCGGAGTCTCACCGTACGGGCAGGTACGGGTTGGCGGAGCCGGGCGCGGCGTGCCCGGACCACGATCGCTCCGATCGTCGGGCCGAAGCCACCGAGCAGGAAGAAGATGGCGGTGGGGAAACTCGTCGTCGATCCGCCGAGTGCGATCGCGGTGAACCAGAAGACTCCGGTCCACGCGAACGTGACAGCGAAGAAGAGGGCAAGACCACTTTGCCGGCTGGCGGGGGTTGCGATAGTCACGCCTTTTCCCTTTCCGGGGGTGTCGCACGAAGGGACCACGATCGCCTCGTGCGGGAAGCGAGCGGAACTGCACAAAAGGGGTCGGACCAGGGGCTCTGACTAGGGGGTTGCCCGTTCCGTCCGGGGAGTTCCGTCCGCGTGCGCGGCGCGAATCTCCTGAGGCCTGTCCTGGAGTCGCTGGGCGAGCCAGCCGGCCACCTGCGCGAGCAGGTCGGCGTCGACCGGCTGGCGCAGCAGCCGGGGATAGGAGCGCACCGACGGACGGCCGGGGTCCCGGCGCAACACGTGGGTGAGGTCGGGGATCCGGTGGACCTCGACGGCGCCGGGCACCAGCCTGCTGATCTCGTCCAGGTCCGCGGGATCGACCTGGATGTCCTTGTCGCCGGTGATCGCCAGGACGGGGACCTGGATTTTCGCCAGTTCCGGGCGCGGGTCGTGGTGGAGCATCTCCCGCATCCAGCGGGCGTTCATCCGCATCCCGGCAACCCGTACGACGTCCGTGCTGCTCCTCTTGATCCGAGCCAGTTGCCGGGCGGCCAGGGTACGCAGGAGTGGCAGCAGCGGCCGTACCGGCGCAGGAAGATCACGGGCGATCATCCGGGCCTGCCAGCGCAGGGCGTCCTCGCCCAGCCGGGCGAACCCGGCCAGCAGCACCACCGCGCCGATCCCCGGGTGCGTGCCGAGGGAGATGGCGTGCAGGGCACCCTCGCTGTGCCCGACGACGCCGATGGCGTCGGCCCGGATCTCGGGTCGCCCGGCCAGGGCGCGTAGCGCGGCGGCGGCATCGTGCCGGTTCTCGGCGAATCCGGTCGCGAGCCAGTCGCCGGCCGTGGCGCCCACGCCGCGCCGGTCATAGCGCAGCGTGGCGATTCCCACCCTCGCCAGCGCGGCGGCCAGCGGCGGTCCGAGTTCCATCCGGAGCCGAGGGCCGGTGTTGGCGTCGCGGTCCAGCCGCCCCGACGCGTGCAACAGCAGGACCGCCGGGTGCGGCCCGGGGCCCGCGGGCAGGGTCAACGTGCCGACCAGGGGCAGTCGGTCATCCGCGATGACCGACATGTCGACATCCTGCATGTCCCACCTTCCATTATTCTCGATACTGCGAACATTCCCGTCTGTGGGAACATTATCGTATGTGGGAACATGGGGTCATGGCAACCGCAGACCTTTTCCTCCACCCCGTACGGATGCGCATCCTGCAAGCGCTGTTCGACGCCGACCCGCTGACCACCGCACAGCTGCGCGATCGCCTGCCCGACATCCCGGCCGCGACGATGTACCGGCAGATCGCCGTCCTGGCCGACGCGGGCGTACTGGAGGTGGTGGACGAGAAACGGGTACGCGGCACGGTGGAACGCAGCTACCGGGTACGCGACGAGCACGCGGTGATCGACCCCGCCGCACGATCGGCGATGACCCGGGAGGACCACCAGCGGGCGTTCACCACCTTCTCGGCATCGCTGATGGGTGACTTCCACCGCTACCTCGCCCATGAGGACGCCGATCCGACCTACGACGGGGTGGCCTACCGACAGGCCGCGGTATGGCTGACCAGGGAGGAGTTCGCCGCGATGGTCGAGGAGATCGAGCACGCGGTCGTCTCACGGATCGGCGGCACCCGGGACGGCGACCGGATACGTCACGTCGTCAGCCTCGTCGTCGTACCGGACAACCCCGCGCCGAAGCCGGCGCCCGGCGCCAGCTGAGCGTGCCCGCCAGGTGCACGAGGTGTTAGGAAGGGGCCCTTCTTCTACAGAAAACGATAAGAAGGGGCCCTTCCTTCACGGGGTGAACGACAGCGCGCACTCGGTGTGATGCGCCGCGATCTGCAGCATGAAGGCCCGGTCGGAGAAGTCGCCGTCGAGCAGCCGCAGCGGTCCCGCGACCAACGACAGGTGCCGGGCGAGTCGGTAGAAGCGCAGTCGCCGCTCGTCGAGTTCGTCGGCGGGCCGCAGCAGGCGGTAGTGCTCGCCGAAGCGCATCCACAGGAAGACGTGCTCCCACTCGACGTCGAAGAACATCAGCCCCTCGATGTCGATCAGCACCGGAGCACCGTCGCCGTCCACCAGCACGTGATCCGGCCCGAGCTCGCCGTGGATCAGCCCGTACGTCGTCCGGGGTGCGATCACGTCGGCCAACTGGTGGAGCAGTTCGGTCAGCCGTACCCGGTCCCGGGCGATCCGCTCGTCCCGGCCGGCGGCCTCGGCGAGGTCGGCGAGCGCCCCGTCCAGCACCAACCGCACCGACGACCGGTGCTCGGGCGCCGAATCGACCGCCCTGGCGACGGCCGCGACCTTGCCTATCCGCGACGTCCGGTGCTGACGCATCGCCGTCAGGGCCTCGCCGAGCCGGGCGACGGTGCCGGCCATCGCCGCCGGGTCGGCCGCGAGTCGCCGCTCCAGGTTCGCGCCCCGAACGTCCTCGACCAACGCCACGTCCGCCGGATACAGGTTCCGGCTCCGATCGAGGAACAGGACCGTCGGCGTACGGACTCCGATCGCGGACAACGTGTCGCTCGCCGCCTCGAACAACTCGCTGCCGGAGGCGTCCGAGAACGGGTCGTCGAGCGGGTCGCCGTCGGTCTCGCGTCCCGCCGGCCAGAAGTTCTCCTCGGCGCTCCAGACGTAGACGACCACTGTGGACCGATCGTCCAGGGTCAGTCGGTAGACGCCCTTCTTCGTACCGCCGCGCAGCCGGTCCACCGCGTCGATCCGGCGTACGGGTCCGAGGCCGGCCCGGACCACCCCGGCCAGCCGCTCCCGGTCGGCGAACTCCCGCCGCATCTCGCACCTCCCACTGACGCCGCCGGACAGTATGGCGGCCACGAGACGGATGGGTGCGGCGGGTTGGCCACCCGGGTCCGACCAGCACCTTCCCGAACCGGTACGGCTACCGTTGCGGCGGCGACCGGACCCGACGAAGTCTCCGATCGAGATGCCCGCCGACCGAGGCAAACTTTCCCCGGTCCTCGACGTCTGAGGAAGGGGAGGTGCGTTGTGGGCCGGACGTCCGAGCGGGAGTTCACCGCTTTTGTCCATGAGCGTGGCGATGTGCTGCTGCGTGTCGCCCAGGCGCTCGCCGGTGACCGGTACTCCGCCGAGGACCTGCTTCAGAACGCCCTGGCCAAGGCGTACGCCCGATGGCCACGGATCCGGGGCGACGCCGAGCCGTACGTCCGGCAGATCCTCTACCACGACCAGGTCTCGGCCTGGCGCCGTCGCGGTCGGCGCCCGGAGGTGCCGCACGCCGAGGTGCCGGAGCCACCGGCCGCCGACACCCAGCACGACCACGAGACGGCGGTACGGATTCTGCTCCGGGACGCGCTGCTGATGCTGCCACCCCGGCAACGGGCCGTACTGGTGCTCCGATATCTGGAGGACCAGTCGGTCGAGCAGACCGCCACCGCACTGGGCTGCCGACCGGGCACCGTCGCCAGCCAGGCGTCCCGGGCGCTGACCAAACTGCGGCAGTTGGTGCCGGAGTTCGCCGAGATGACGGACCGAGAGGAGGCGATCCGATGAGTGGGGACAACGCGGAGCGACTGCTGCGTGGGGCCGTACGCGATCTGGCGGGTGACCCGCACCAGACGCCGGACCTGGCCACCGTCGCGGTGAGCCGTGGTCGGCGGATCCGGCGACGCCGTCAGGTGGGTACGGTCGCCGCCGCGTTCGTCGCCGTCGCGGCCATCGCCGCGCCGTACGTGCTGCTGCGGCCGGACCCGGGGCCGCCGGGCTATCCGATCGCCGGACAGCCGGCCACCTCCGCCACGGCCGCCTCCGCCACGACCGGCACCGCCGGACCGGCGCCGACCGCGGCCCCGGAGCCCACCATCTGGCGGGACTGGGAGAGCAGCCCGGTGAAGGTGCCCGGTGGGTGGATCGTGACCGGTGCGACCACCACCGGTACCCCGGTCAGCAACTGGGCGTACGACCGCACCCGTGGCCGCTACGTCGACACCTCGCAGGACTACTCCTCGGTCTGGACGGCGCCACAGGGCAGGCTGGCGGCCGTACGCAAGACCAGCCGGCCCGGCGAGACCGGCCTGCTCGACATCCCCACCGGCAAGGTCAGGTGGATCCGGACCACCTCCGAGATTCTCACTCCACAGTGGTCGCCGGACGGAACCCGACTGTTGATGACCCTGATGGAAGGGGGCACCGGAGATTTCTCCTTCGGCGTGCTGACCGTCGCGAACAGCTCCTTCCGCCGGCACGCGGTACGGCCCGACAGGTTCGAGTGCACGGACCTGTGCCGCTTCACCTGGGTACCGAGCGGCAAGGAGGTGGCGTTGCCGATGACGGACCCCGCCGCGCCCCGCTCGGAGTCGGCACCGCACCTGCGGCGCGGGTTGCAGCTCTTCTCCGCCGCCGATGGCACGCCCACCCGGCTCCTACCGGTCCGGGGCAACGTCTCCGGTCCGTCGGCGTGGTCCCCGGACGGTCGGCTGATGGTGGTCGCGGGGCAGGAGACGACGCAGCTCGTTTCGGTCGACAAGGGGACGGTGATGCACGAGATGCCGTCGGCCGACGTCACCTGGATCGACGAAAAGCGGCTGCTCTACCTGGACCGGAAACTCAACCCCGGCAGCTCGATCGACGTCGCGGCGGTGCTCGTCGACCTGAAGGGCACCGAGATCGCGCGGACCGTACTACCGGCGGAACTCGCCGGGACCGACGTCCTGATCGCGCGACGGTGATCGGCGGGTAACGATCCGGTACGCACAACGCCGGGCCTGGTAAGTTTTCCACCCATTCGGTACCGGAAGCGGTTACTGTCGCACGGACGTCCGGCCGAGGTGGGTGTGCGGTGACCAGGCCCCGATCCGCTACCCACCGGCCGGCGTCCGAGTCCGCCCGCTGATTTGCCACTACCAGCTACCTTCCAGGTTGTGGCAACGGGGACTCTGATCTTCCTCATCATCGGCGGTTCCGGCGTCGCGCTGCTCCTGCTCGCCTTACTCGGCACGGAACTCGCCCACCTCGGTAACCCCGACATCGACGGCCCGATCAGCCTGGAGGCGATCGCCGGATTCGCCGGTGTGCTCGGCTTCGGCGGGGCGATCGCCTCCGAACTACTGAACGCCCGCAGTTTCAACCAGCTCGTCGTGGCCGGCGGCATCGGCGCGATGGCGGCGGTGCCCGCCGGGTGGCTCGCGAGCCGGCTGTCCCGGGCCGCCCGCAACATGCACACCGACGCCACCCCCACCCGCAACGACCTGGTCGGGTCGCTCGGGGTGGTGGTCACCCCCATCCCCAACGGCGGCTACGGCGAGGTGCGGGTACGCGTCAGCGGCCAGCCGGTGAA
The nucleotide sequence above comes from Plantactinospora soyae. Encoded proteins:
- a CDS encoding MMPL family transporter; amino-acid sequence: MATLLYRLGRASFRRRRLVVVIWLVLLAALGGAAVAFMGPSSSNFSIPGTESQRAIDALAREFPEASGATGTIVVAAPEGQQLIAPDRQPVVADLVREASALPGAIGALDPFATGAVSPDRRYALIQVQFAAQADDITEAQRHAYENSGSAATAAGLQVEHGGEVMSGVPEFGGTEAIGVVIALVVLIVTLGSLVAAGMTMLNALIGVGAGMAGLYALSSTVELTSTAPVLALMLGLAVGIDYSLFITSRHRQNLLEGLAPEEAAGRAIGTAGSAVLFAGVTVVIALAGLAVVDIPFLTAMGLAAAGTVAVAVLVALTLLPALLGFAGRRILPRRLRNAENGAAQAGTDAVRSEGFGFRWARMVIRLRVPVILVAVLGLGALALPAADMRVALPDPGAGPAGTPAREAADLITAGFGPGFNNRLVLVVSGDSAERTTNAAQQVTAAVQGTENLLALSPPNPSRDQRTALLAVIPTTGPTDPATETLVHDLRAKVAGIDGTDGVEVALTGQTAVGIDVSEKLADAMPWYLLLVVGLSVLLLMLVFRSVLVPLKAALGFLLTVGATFGLTVLVFQQGHLSGLVGLDTAGPLVSFLPILLIGILFGLAMDYEVFLVSRMREDFVHGDTPTQATINGMGHGARVVTAAALIMTSVFAGFVLLDDPVIKSMGFALAIGVAIDAFVVRMTIVPAVISLLGRSAWWLPGWLSKILPNVDIEGERLRRHLAEEPEPERVPAGV
- a CDS encoding aminoglycoside phosphotransferase family protein, translating into MASTSADGRAGIDTALVRRLLAAQFPQWSALPVTPVEVDGWDNRTYRLGEKMTVRLPTAAGYVPAIAKENEWLPRLAPALPVAVPPVLAMGAPDAGYPFPWSVRGWLPGQRADRGRIDDMPGFAVSVAGFLRALQRCDTAGGPPAGEHSFYRGASPAHYDQETRRCLAALAGRVDTARAAAVWDAALAAEWRGEAVWFHGDVASGNLLVRDGELAAVIDFGTSGVGDPACDLVIAWTMFSGDSRDAFRRAVGQDEGTWARARGWAVWKELLVLSGRIDTDPEQAAVNQRVIGEILADHDRFGQATVTA
- a CDS encoding CPBP family intramembrane glutamic endopeptidase, translating into MTIATPASRQSGLALFFAVTFAWTGVFWFTAIALGGSTTSFPTAIFFLLGGFGPTIGAIVVRARRARLRQPVPARTVRLRLGMRLFWVLPLLAMASATVLAGALLAYLLGGPELSLTSGQSLIATVGGPVPFFISMLIGGPLAEEPGWRGTAYPRLRASMSRLQVGLLMGAAWAVWHLPLFFIPGTIHAEFGLISWNGLLFSVNVIPMALLIGYAYERAGVLAAIAVHFGVNTTIALLGVKSPMTLAFIVAVQVIVALTLLASYRDRRPELPVQVDADPYRVDANPYPVGPAGQVDPDATYRMGRTHG
- a CDS encoding alpha/beta hydrolase, producing MQDVDMSVIADDRLPLVGTLTLPAGPGPHPAVLLLHASGRLDRDANTGPRLRMELGPPLAAALARVGIATLRYDRRGVGATAGDWLATGFAENRHDAAAALRALAGRPEIRADAIGVVGHSEGALHAISLGTHPGIGAVVLLAGFARLGEDALRWQARMIARDLPAPVRPLLPLLRTLAARQLARIKRSSTDVVRVAGMRMNARWMREMLHHDPRPELAKIQVPVLAITGDKDIQVDPADLDEISRLVPGAVEVHRIPDLTHVLRRDPGRPSVRSYPRLLRQPVDADLLAQVAGWLAQRLQDRPQEIRAAHADGTPRTERATP
- a CDS encoding helix-turn-helix domain-containing protein codes for the protein MATADLFLHPVRMRILQALFDADPLTTAQLRDRLPDIPAATMYRQIAVLADAGVLEVVDEKRVRGTVERSYRVRDEHAVIDPAARSAMTREDHQRAFTTFSASLMGDFHRYLAHEDADPTYDGVAYRQAAVWLTREEFAAMVEEIEHAVVSRIGGTRDGDRIRHVVSLVVVPDNPAPKPAPGAS
- a CDS encoding phosphotransferase encodes the protein MRREFADRERLAGVVRAGLGPVRRIDAVDRLRGGTKKGVYRLTLDDRSTVVVYVWSAEENFWPAGRETDGDPLDDPFSDASGSELFEAASDTLSAIGVRTPTVLFLDRSRNLYPADVALVEDVRGANLERRLAADPAAMAGTVARLGEALTAMRQHRTSRIGKVAAVARAVDSAPEHRSSVRLVLDGALADLAEAAGRDERIARDRVRLTELLHQLADVIAPRTTYGLIHGELGPDHVLVDGDGAPVLIDIEGLMFFDVEWEHVFLWMRFGEHYRLLRPADELDERRLRFYRLARHLSLVAGPLRLLDGDFSDRAFMLQIAAHHTECALSFTP
- a CDS encoding SigE family RNA polymerase sigma factor; this encodes MGRTSEREFTAFVHERGDVLLRVAQALAGDRYSAEDLLQNALAKAYARWPRIRGDAEPYVRQILYHDQVSAWRRRGRRPEVPHAEVPEPPAADTQHDHETAVRILLRDALLMLPPRQRAVLVLRYLEDQSVEQTATALGCRPGTVASQASRALTKLRQLVPEFAEMTDREEAIR
- a CDS encoding TolB-like translocation protein, with amino-acid sequence MSGDNAERLLRGAVRDLAGDPHQTPDLATVAVSRGRRIRRRRQVGTVAAAFVAVAAIAAPYVLLRPDPGPPGYPIAGQPATSATAASATTGTAGPAPTAAPEPTIWRDWESSPVKVPGGWIVTGATTTGTPVSNWAYDRTRGRYVDTSQDYSSVWTAPQGRLAAVRKTSRPGETGLLDIPTGKVRWIRTTSEILTPQWSPDGTRLLMTLMEGGTGDFSFGVLTVANSSFRRHAVRPDRFECTDLCRFTWVPSGKEVALPMTDPAAPRSESAPHLRRGLQLFSAADGTPTRLLPVRGNVSGPSAWSPDGRLMVVAGQETTQLVSVDKGTVMHEMPSADVTWIDEKRLLYLDRKLNPGSSIDVAAVLVDLKGTEIARTVLPAELAGTDVLIARR